From the Paenibacillus sp. R14(2021) genome, the window AGCACATTGAATTTGTCGCTTTTAAAGACAGAACGCCAATCGTCAAAAAAGGTGAAAAAGGCGATGCCTGCTACTTTGTATATGACGGTGAAGTCGAGGTTGTCGGGCGGGATTTAATCGGTCTTGATACCGTACTTGCCACGCTTGGCATCGGTCGGATATTCGGCGAAGTGACACTTTATCGAGAGAATGTGCGGAAAACGTCGGTCCGAGCAAAAAGCGATGTTTTCTTGTTAAAGATGTCTCACCAATCCCTGGAGCAGATCGGTTACGGGGCGCCAAACTTCTTCAAGCAGCTCGAAAACTTCTCGCTTCAGCGGCAAAAGACAACGTTCATGCGGCTTGCATCTATCTTTGCACGTCTGCCGGAAGCCATCATTGACCGCTTGGGACAACAATCTTCCTATCGACAGGTTACGACTGGCCAAGTCGTGGTTCGCGAAGGAGAGTTCGGCCATCAATTTTACATGGTGATTTCAGGCGAGCTGGATGTGAAAGCAGGTACAGCCGTGATGGAGACATTGCGGACTGGGGATTTTTTTGGCGAATACGGTTTGATTCGCAACCAATCTGAGCCTTTTTCGGTCGTCAGCCGCGGCGATTGCGAGCTGCTTATTTTGCCGCGTGATAGCTTTCAGCACGTACTCGAAGATCATGAAAGCTTACGGACGCAGTTTGAGGAAGTCATTCGAATCCGCAATAAAGAGGCGTTTATCGAATCGTTCAATCAGGCGGCCGTACATGCGCCGTTAATTGAAAGCGGGAAGAAGCGAGAGCATTGGACGATTATGGGCGCTGGCCTTTTTTGCTTCATCGTGCTCTCGATCTCATGTATTAGGTTGGAAAACGATTGGCTGTTGATACTTGCCATCGCGATCGGCAGTTTTATCGGGCCGCTTGCCTTCGTCAATTATTTGCACACGCGCAGCATCCTAGGCAATCAGCCTTACCTTCTGGTGTTGTTGTTCTTCTTGACCGCGCTCATCGGCATACCGCTTGCATACAAGCTTGAAGGGCTTGATCTATTTGCGAACGCGAACCCCTATCTGATCAGCATGTCCACGGCATGCATCGAAGAAACAAGCAAGATCCTGCTCGTTATCATACTCATCCGTCGCAAGCGTTCACGTTTCTTAATGGATAGCGTTGTTTATGGAGCAGCAGCGGGTATGGGATTTGCTGCGATTGAGAGCATTATTTATGGACTGAATACGTTACATAACCCGCAGCAGGCGTTAACGGTCATTCTCTATCGGGCGCTGTTATCTCCGTTCGGGCACGGAACGTGGACAGCGATTGCCGCGACCGGCATATGGTACTTGCTGCTGCATCAAAAATGGCTTCGGTTCGGGCTTCTAATCGCGGTTACGCTGGGCATGCATGTATTGTGGAATTTACAAATCAGTTCGAATGAGGTCCATTTGCTGCAAATGCTGACGGTGGGCAGTTTAGGTCTGCTGCTGCTTCGCATGTTTGTTCGACGGGGGATCTCCGATGAGCGTCGTTCCATCATTTCCTTGAACCCCGAGCTGCTTGCCATGGAAGGCAATTTGAAATACATGAAATGCGGTAATTGTTTAAGTGAGCTGCCGTACGGTGCTCATTATTGCCCCCGCTGCGCACAGGCGATGCGGGCCGCTGAAGAATAACAAAACGAGCATAAGCCCGCTGGCATATGCTCGTTTTGTTATTTGTCGTATTTGCTTTCATAGAGATCCGGGAGGACGAACCGATGCTGACTAGGCAGCCGTTCTTCTCCTTCTTCTGGATGAATCAATGCCAAGCATCACTGGAAGCAGGGCAATCAAGAAACCAAGGACAAGACCGGCTAAGCCTGCTGCTCCGATATAAAGCTTGTTGGAGGATGTTGGAGCTTTGGGTGGCTGCGCTGCCTCGATTTCAATAACGCTGTCATCAATCGTGATTTTTTTGGAGAACTGTTTGAAGGCATCTAAAACGGCGTTCGCGATAATTGCCGCTTTCTCTGGATCCTTGTCGGTCACGTTGATGGCAATGATGTGGCTCTCGTTTCCGTTTTCAATCCGCACTTGTGAAGCCAGCTTCTCCGCTGTCAATGCTTTGCCCCACTCGTACTGAGCGGCAAGTGCCTCTTGTACGGATGCGGTGACCGCCGTTGAAGGAATAAGGACTTTATAATCTTTAATCAAACTCAGCGCCGCGAGCAGCTCTTGGTAGAGATTGGTGGATGTGCTCGTCGTTTGCCGCAGGATATACGCGGAAGCGCTGGCTTTATATTCGACTGGCTTACTATTCGACCAGTATATAACCGGCCCTACGCAAACTGCGACGGCTAGAATAATGATCCAAATCCGTTTCAACAGATAAACAAGCAGTGTGCTCATTCTCAATGTTCTCATCCTTTATTATCGTGCGCAGGCATTGCTAAACGCCGACACCGAAGTAGTTAAAACCATACTGCAGCATACGTTGTTTGTCGTAAATATTCCTGAGGTCGAAGAAGTTAGGGGATTTCAATTCCCGTTTCAGGCGGTCGAGGTCAAGGTTGCGGAATTGGTGCCATTCCGTCACAATAACGACGGCATCGCTGCCTTGAATCGCTTCGTATTCATCCGAGCAGAAGCGGATGTCTTCCACTTCCTTGAGTGCATGCCTTGCTTCTTCCATCCCGACGGGATCGTATACGCGGAACGAGGCTCCTTTGCTTGCAAGCTCATTGATGATCGTCAGCGACGGTGCATCCCGCATGTCATCAGTTTTCGGCTTAAACGTAAGTCCTAGCACAGCAATTTGCTTGCCGGCTACTTGGCCAAGCGCATTCTCGATTTTGCTGACCATTCGGAGCTTCTGACTGTCATTCACTCTAATCGTCGCCTCTACCAGATGTAATGGCGAACCATGCTCGCGTCCGATATGTGCCAGCGCCTGTGTATCTTTAGGGAAGCAGCTGCCGCCGTAACCCGGACCGGAGTGAAGGAATTTGGATCCAATCCTGCCATCCTTACCAATCGCTGTCGCAACATGCTGCACGCTTGCTCCAACGCTCTCGCACAGATTGGCGACTTCGTTTATGAACGAAATTTTCAAGGCAAGGAAAGCGTTGTTGGCATATTTAATCATTTCCGCCGTTTCGATATTCGTATTAATAAACGGCGTTTCATTCAAATACAGCACACGGTATACATTCTTCATGATTTCTTTGGCTTTCTCTGTTTCGGCTCCGATTACGACCTTATCAGGATGCGTAAAGTCATAAATTGCTGTGCCTTCGCGTAAAAATTCCGGGTTCGATACGACATCGAATTCGAAGTCTTTGCCAAGCTCGGAGAGTTTCTCCGCTATAGCCTGTTTGACCTTCCGGCCAGTACCGACCGGTACGGTGCTTTTGTTGACGATAATCTTGAAGCCGTTCATATGCGTTGCGATTTGTTCTGCTACCTTCATGACGAAAGTCAAATCCGCGCTTCCGTCTGGCTGAGGAGGAGTTCCGACCGCAATGAAGATAACATCCGCTTCTTGAATCGTCGTCTCCATGTCCGTCGTAAACTGCAGCCGGCGATACTGCACGTTGCGTACGACCATTTCCGTTAGCCCCGGCTCATAAATCGGAATAATGCCGTTTTTTAGGTTGTTGATTTTTTCCTCGTTGATATCGACACAAATGGTTTCCATACCGAAATCAGCTAAGCACGTTCCGGTTACTAGCCCCACGTAGCCCGTGCCTACAACTGCGATTTTATACATAAAGCACCCCACCTACATTCTTTATGCCATGACTTGCTTGGCCAGGTCATCGATCAATCCGATAATTCGTTTGTTGCCGCTGACGAAAGGCTTAACTTGAAAGGCATCTACTTGCTTAAGCGCGGCTTCCAGCTGATCAACCTCGTCAATGCCGATAATCAGGTCCATTTCTGAGAAATAACCGATGATTTCTTTTTGGTGATCGTCAACGTGTTCTCCGTGCTTCTTCAGACGCGGTACGGCAATTAATTTCTTGCTTCTCTTCAATCCCCCGATGATCGTTCCCGTGCCCCCGTGCGTAATCAGCAGATTACATTTCTCCAGCAGTGCATCGAATTCTTGAAAATCGGTAAAATCCTTATACTTGAAATGTTTAGGCTTATAGTCGTTGTAGCCAATTTGGGCGAACACTTCCTCTTGAATAATCCCCTGCTCGATTAAGTGGTCTACTTCTTTCAGGAGACGTTCAAACGGGAAGTCTTGCGTCCCGAGCGATAGCAGGATCAATAGATACTCCCCCCATAGACGGCATTAGGATAGAAGCGCATCATGGATTCCCATTGTACGATAAACATATCGGCGAATTTATAGACGAGACGTCCTGTCAGTGTAGGTGAATTCATCTTTGCAAAGCTCTCGATGTACACGACCTTTTTACGCATGAGCTTCGCTAGCAAACAAGTCGGGAAGGAGCTGAGCGCGCCTGTGCAAATGACGAGATCAGGTTTCTCCTTGTGCAAAAAATGCCATGTTTTAAAGAAGTTCATAAAGAACAATACAGGAAAGTTCCACTTCTTCCGATTAATGAGGCGAAGCAGGTATACGGGCTCGTGCTTAGCGAGTTCTCTTGTCATCAGCGTATCTTCGGTAATAAAAAAGTACTTATGCTGTTTATAAAATTTTTCCAGCTGTCTCATCTGCGTCAGATGTCCGCCAACAGAGCATGCTAATGCGATTTTCATGTGTGTAACCCCCTATCGATCGAAGAACGGAACCAAATTTCGAGATTAAGCAGCATCCAAATCTCTTTTTCGTGGTTGGTCACGCCATCCATATGGGCTTTAACCAATTCTTTTATTTTGTCCTTGTTGAATATACCGCGGTTGAAAAACGTTGACGATAGGAGATGGTCGGTAACGAAGTCCTTCATCTCGTTTCTGAACCAATCGGCGATCGGCATATAGAAGCCTATTTTCTTGCGGTTAATGATTTGGGCAGGCAAATATTTGCTCGCGAGCTGCTTCACGATGTATTTGCGGTTGAACCCTTTGATCTTATAGCTTTCTTTCAGACGAAACGCGAGTTCGGCAACTCGGTAGTCTAGGAACGGCAGTCGACCTTCAATAGAAGCGGCCATCATTGTACGGTCCCCGCGTTCAAGCAGGTTGTCTGTCAGCCAGTACCGCATATCAAAATACTGCATGCGGTCCAAGTTAGTCAATCCATGAATGATAGGCCCTTCGCCGGCCGGTTGATTCAAGTAGGTCAGTTTGTACTCTTCGGACAGCAAGCTGTTCGTTTGTGCCTCGGAGAAGGAGGCAAACCAGTTCTTATAGCGCTTCACGTCGTCTGGTATGCTGAGGCTGTTATAAGCAAGCTTCGCTTTACGGAATGAGTACGGAAGCGTATTGACGATCCTGGCTATCAGCGGGTTATTAAATGCCATTTTTCCCAGCGCGGAGCTTGTCAGCCGGTCATACGCATATTTCGGATAGCCGCCGAACAACTCGTCGCATCCTTCGCCGGTCAGCACGACGCTGACTTTCTTCTTTGCCTGCATAGACATGAGCAGCATGGGAATATCGGCCGTCTCCGAGGACGGTGCATCCCGAAAGTGAACGACCTGATACAGGCTGTCCCGAAAGTCCTGGGGATTGATGACGAATTCATGATGGTTGGTCTTGTATAAATCAGCAACGGCTTTGGCATAGCCAAGTTCGTTGTACTGCGAGTTTTCCAACCCAACGGAGAAGGTATTGATCGGCATGCTGCTGTTCTGCGCCATTAGTGCAACGATCAGGCTGGAGTCAAGCCCGCCGCTAAGGTATGCACCGACAGGTACGTCGCTAATCATCCGAAGGCGTACGGAATCCTGCATTAATTCATCGAGTCTGCTTAATGCTTCATCGAAGGGAATATTCCACTTTTCAAAATGGGTAATGTCCCAATACTTGCGCTTCGTGATTTGTTCACCCCTGAGCGTAAGAGACATACCGGGTTCAAGCTTCATGACGCCGTCGTAGACAGTCTCCGGATTACTGACATACCGGTTGCTTGTATATTCGGCAAGGGCCGGACGATTGACGGCTTTCCTTGCGCCGGGAAATTGAAAGATGGATTTGATCTCCGAAGCGAAAATAAAGGCTGTCCCCGGCTCATGCTTGTAGAATAGGGGGCGAATGCCCAGTCGGTCGCGAGCCATAAACAGCTGGTCGCGCACATGGTCGTAAATGGCGAAGGCGAACATACCGTTAAAGTAATGCAGGCAATCTTCGCCGTGCTTCTCGTAGAGGTTCAGAATAACCTCAGTATCGGTCTGGGTTCGGAAGCTCCAACCCTCTTGGATCAATTGCTCTCGAAGAGGCTGGTAGTTATAAATTTCACCGTTAAATACGATGGTAGATTTGCCACTCGTGGATGTCATTGGCTGCTTGCCGTTTTCTGAGAGGTCAATGATGCTCAGCCGTTTGTGACCAAGTCCGATGATTCCTTCCTCGCCGCTTGTGATAACCTGCGTGCTGTCTGCATCAGGTCCGCGATGATGGATGGCATCGATCATGGATTCAAGAACATTGGTGTAAGCGTCATGGCGCATAGATGTATAAAAGCCGGCTATTCCACACATATAGAGCCTCCTTTCAGCCTGTTCAGTCAACGCCGCTTAGCTGCGAGAAGCAGCAGATAAATGACGGTAAATGGTTAATAACTGGTCTATAACCAGGTTAATGTCGTGAGGATGAACGATTTCCTTGCTTTTCTTTCCATAGGCGTTGCGTGAATCCTCATCCATGACGAGGGCTTCGATGGCTTGAGCGAGTGCCGCCGGCTGTCCGGGCTCGAGCAGCATGCCGTTTTGGCCAGAACGCACGATTTCCGGAATTCCGCCCACGTTCGTGCTTATCACGGGAAGGCCGTATGCCATTGCTTCTAGAATCGATATCGGAAGTCCCTCCGCATACGAAGGCAAAATAAAAACGTCGGCATTGGACAGCTGTTTCTTTTTCTGTTCACCGCTTGTCCAGCCATGGACAGTAATAATATCGTTCAGCTTCTTTGCGGAGACAATGGTCTTGAGCCTCTCGATTTCGTTGTTGCCGCACACATGGAGCTGAATGCGCGATTTGCAAGCTTCTGGGAGCATTTCGATGGCATCAACCAAATCGTAAATACCCTTCCGCGGGCCGATCTCACCCAAGAACAGCAGCTGCACTTTTGCGTGAGCGGTACGGAGGGAAGCAACCTCTTTCGCCGCAGGGATGGTGACCGGATTCGGCAGCACGGTAATCCGATCATTTTCGCAGAAGTGATGCACGAGTGCTTTCATCTGGTCGGATAGAACAATAATATGATCGGCACAATTCAGGGTCCGACGAACGATCCATGCGTTAAACGAATTGCTCTGTTGGAAGGTTTCAAATCCGGAAGCATGTATGTGGAAGACCAGTTTTTTGCGAAGAAGCTTGGATAGAACGGTATAAATGGACTTGCGGTAGAAACTGCCTTTCGCAGCAGAATGCAAGTGAACGATTTCGTAAGGAGTCGAGATAAATACAAATTTAAACATGGACATAAGGGAATAAGCGATACGCATGAGGGGGCCGACGCTGTCGATGTAAGAGGGAAATCTCGTCGAGATAATGTGCTCATCGCTATGCCTCAAACCTTCGAGAAGCGACTTAATTACGGCATCGATTCCGCCCTTTACATGTTCAGAGTTTGCTACCGTTATTATTTTCATTTTGACACCTCATATGAAGCCGCAGAATTCAAAAGTCGACAATATAGTCCGATATACTCGCGATAATCCGGGAATTGTCGATTTCTTCTAGTTCTTGCGTCTCATTCCTGTTTTTGATTATAGCATAGTTACTCTCAGAAACTTGCAAAAGTTTTTCAAATAAATCCAACTTTTTCCCAATTTAGATCAGTGAAAAGGCTAGAAGCACATAGCAGACATTGGCCGTATTCAAACCAGACTGCTGTATAAATGGGTGTAATGTCCCAGCATGACGGACATGTCATAGTCACTTACGCGTCGTGCCGCCTCTTCTGTCAGAAGAAGACGTTCTTCACTATGAAGAGAGAGACGCACGATCTGCTCAGCCAAGTCTTCTGGCTGTTCGTTTTGGAACAGCAAGCCGTTGACGCCATGCTCGATAAGCTCCGCGGGTCCGTCGATATTCGCCGCAATGACAGGTAGGCCTGCAGCCATAGCTTCTAGTACTACGAGTCCAAGTCCCTCGTAACGTGACGGTAGAATGAAGATGTCGTAATTGGCTAGATGAAGGTGAACGTCCAGAAGATTGCCTGCGAAATGAATATGCTCACTTATGCCAAGCTCTGCCGTCAGGGCTTTCAGGAAGGGCATTGATTCTGTATCGTACGCATAGGTGCCGCCGATTAGTGTACATGAGACGTCGAGACCTCGGTCGCGGCATAATTTCACGGCACGAATAAGAATATCCTGACCTTTCGTTTTATGCGTTAGCCGCGCTACATTGACAAGGCGAATCGGTTCGCCGAAGCTGGAGTTTGACTTGGAAGCAGACTTGAATTTATCAATGCGGATGCCGTTGTATATTTTTACCGCATTGTTTAAGCCTCTTACGATGCATTCCTGTTCGACGGTGTTGGATATGGCGATGTTGGCGCTAAAAACCTTTAGATGGATAAAAAACTGGAGCGCATTCAACTTAGAAATGATATTGGTCGTATGGATTGTGAATACAAGCTTGAGCCGCGGAACGGCTAATTTGCATAAAACAGCCCATAACTTGCTGCCGAAATCATGCGTGTGAATAATTTGTATCCGATCCCTGCGGATAATAGAGAGCAGCTTGAACAGATATTTGGGGTGGCGATGCGACGGCGGTCTCTTTAAAAGGTGTACTGTAACGCCTTCTGCTTGAAGCTCATCCAAGAGCGCATCGTTAATGAGGTCATTCATAATAACGACGACAAAGTTCACTTTAAGCTGAGACTTGTTTTCGGATATCAATTCCAGAAGCAGCTTCTCGGCTCCCCCCATCTGGAAAGACGAAATTAGGTGCAGTACGCGTACATTCGGATCAATCGTCATGAGACCTCCTAGCTCGACATCATTATTGGGCCGAGAACGTTTTTTTAGTGTAATTTCTATAGAACAGCGAGATCAGCACACCATACAGCAGCCTTGCGATTGCAACCGAGATGGCCGCCCAAATCGCACCAAGAAAAGGCACGGTTGCGGTAATGAGCAGTACAATGACGAGGATTTGCACGCACTTCCCAACGGTTATAAACTTCGGCATCCCAAGTGAATAGATAGCTTGTTCGATCGGAATAAGTCCGAAAGCAATGATGGCAGATACGAGCATGAACTGCAGAATTGAAATCGAGGGCTCGTAGCTTGGGCCTAGAACGATAGTAATAACTGGTCTTGCGAGTGGAATCAGGAGCAGCATGCCGGCGCAGATAATCAATGTCGGCTTGATCATTTTCCTGGTAAAAGCAACAACGTCCGCCGGTTTAAGCTCGGCCATGCTCGGCAGCATGACTTTGCTGAGAACGAACGGAAGAAAAGCGACGATGGCTGAAAGTTGAAAAGCAACATTATAGATACCGAGCTGATCGTAGGCTACCCAAATGGATATCATCAAAAAGTCAATTCTTCCGAGCGTATTGTTGGGAATAGAGATCATGAACATCCATTTCTCATAATGAAAAATCTCTTTTAGTACCTGGCGGTCAATTCGCTGGACCAAATAAGCTTTCAAAAACAACACGTACTTAACGATAAAGAAAATAGAAATCAATAACGGGAGAAAGAAGAGAAAGCAGACATACTTGAGCATAATGGCGTGATTGACGTACAACGCAGCAATAAACAGCAAAGACGTAATGAAACGTGTGATATTAATTATTGCCCGCAGTTTAAATCGCTGAATCGCCTGCAGATAAGTATCATTCACAAAGAGCAGCGATTCGCCCAGAAATCCGACAATGAAATAAGGGAGATAGGGGGCCATGTCGGACCTCCCAAGCAGGTGGAGAACATCCTTGCCGAATAGAATCAAGGCAGCACAGATGAGCAGCAAAATGGAAAGTTTGACGGTTAAATAGAGGCCGAAATAAACGGTTGTCTTTGTTTTATCTTTGGCGGTAAAGCGCACGGCCGTATTTTCCATGCCAAAGTCGAATAAAGCGCTGCAAAAGGCGATATTTACGAACAAATAGGAGTACTTCCCATATTCCTGAGGTCCTAGATGGAGGGATAACAGCAAGATGATGACAAAATTAAGAGCCCGGGTAATAATGTTTTCAGAGAAAACGACACTGAGATTTTGAAATAAACGATTCTGAAAAATAGTTTGGAGCTTGTTGCCCGCCATACTTACCTCCTATTTAAACGAAGCCAATGCCTTACCTGATACTGTATCTTTAACTTCAAAAATCGATATTGCAGTTTGCGGACGCTGATATTCTCCACGATAACGCGATTAAGTTCCCAATGATTGGAATCTATGCCGTTAATACCGTTCACGGCGGTGACGGCTGTATCGTAATGGCGTGCCGCTTCATCCCTGACGCTTTCATTAAAGTCCGTATATAAACCGTAAGGATACGCGAAATGACGAACGCTGCTGGATGTCTTCGTTTCAATCAGCTTCTTGGATTGAACAAGCTCAAGTGAAGCATCAAGCGGGCTGATGGTACTAAGCGTTGGATGGGACATTGTATGCCCTCCCAAATTCACCTGCAAGTCGACTAGGCTTCTAGCTTCCTGCCAGTCCAGCATAAGATTTCCGTTTGTCGGCCGCTCAACGCCGCATTCCAGCCTAAGCTGTTCGAGGAGCCATTGTTTAACTTCTTCGTTGTAGCGTTTGATCTCGTTTTTGATTCTTTCAGCGATTTCGATGCGGCTGCCGGTCTCCGCAATTGAGAATGTACCTTGAAGGCCATCCCATAAGAGCGTTATGGACGTTTTTCTGCTGCTTGCGATCATTTCGTCTACCATATCCGTCCACAGCGGCTCCCGATTCTCGATGGGGCCAACTGTCAGATAAATGGTTGCTGGGATCTGGTATTGCTCGAACAAGGCAGCACCGAGGGTGTAATTATCCCGGTAGCCATCATCGAAGGTGATGACCATGTAGCGCTTTGTCCATTTGGATTTGCCCTCCAGGAGCCGCTTGGCTTCATCCATAGAGATAACTTCATAGCTTCTCTTATAATAGCGGAAATGCGCTTCAAGGTTTTGCTGCGTGACAGCAAGAACATGTACGTCTGAGGGCGGGAGGTTTCTCTCGATGCGATGATAGCCGACAATATAAAGCCCTTTTGGCGAGAAAAGCTTATCGGTGATGTAATAGAGTCCGGAATAGTAGAGAAAGGATAATAGTGCAGACCGAAGCGCTTTGGAAGGGTTAGTTTTCATGCATTCTCCAATCGTTTCTAGTAATGTTCCTGTTTCGACTTGAAGCCTATGACTAGGCATGGACATATCTTATATGCTATAGTGCCAAAGAGCAACGACAGGGAAGCGTTTTCGACAATATAAAGTCGTAAAATTCTCATTAAATTTAGGAATTTGGTCTGAAAGCAGCTAGAAGTATGATACAATATGCCCAAAGACAATAACAATATTTTGTAGGAATTGCGAGAATCTGGTCGTTTCCCAGCGCTAACGTTCGTCAACCGCGTCAACTATCAAAAAAAGGATGGAGTACATGCACAAGTTCAACAATAATTCGTTTTTCCACTTTTCTATGCTTTTCAGTGATTTAGCTGCCATTATGATTTCGTTTGTAGCCTCCTACGCACTGTGCAGCTCCTTGATCGATTTGTTATCCATGCAAAACTACTTCTGGATCTTTATTATTTTCTTCGCGTTATATACTTCAACGATGAACTTCTACAACATGTACAACAAGCTTACCTTTACCTACTATGACCGCATTATCCGTAACGTACTTCGGTCAACTGCTGTTTCTACGATTGCGATTGTGCTTATACTGATATTCCAAGAGGGCCTGAGCTTCGAAAGGAATTTTTTCATCACCTTCATTTTTCTCTCGGTTGTTACGATCATTTCATTGCGCACATATTTTACCTACTCGAAGAAACGCGCGAACGGACTAAGCAAAAGCGTACTGGTTATCGGTGTGCAACCTGTTATTGAGAAATTCGAATACTACATGAATAAAACGAATATTAACCTCGATATCATCGGCTACGTGGAGCTTAGCGAAGAAGACCGGATTTCAAATAAGCGAGTACTCGGCAATATTGCCGATCTTGAGCTTATCTTGCGTCAGAATGTAGTAGACGAGGTTATTTTTGCCATTGGAGACAAGCATGTCGGTCGCATCGAAGATCACGTAGCACTGTGCGAGAATATGGGCATCACCTGCCGTTTAGTGTTGGATTTATACAGCTTGAACGTATCCAAATCGCACTTTACGGGCATCGGGACGCTTCCGATGCTGACGCTGCATACGGTTAGTCTCAATGCCGTACAGCTCTATTTCAAACGAATTCTTGATCTAATCGGGTCAATTGTCGGAATCATCCTTACAGCATGTTTGTTCTTGGTTTTGTATCCCCTCATCAAGCTGGATTCCAAAGGTCCTGTGTTGTTCGCCCAGGACCGCGTCGGTATAAACGGCCGCGTATTTAAAATATACAAATTTCGAACGATGATCGTCGATGCCGAGGAACAGAAGAAGAAGCTGATGAAGCAAAACAAGATCGACGGCGGCTTCATGTTCAAGATGAACAATGACCCTCGTGTCACGAGAATCGGCCACTTCCTTCGAAAGACCAGCCTGGATGAGCTCCCGCAATTCGTCAATATCTTCCTTGGCGATATGAGTCTCGTGGGTACGCGCCCGCCGACTTTGGATGAGGTAAACAAATACGAAACGCACCACTACCGTCGGATCAGCATCAAGCCGGGATTGACCGGCATGTGGCAGATTACTGGGCGCAGCGAAATTACGAATTTCGATCAAGTCGTGAAACTCGATACGGAATACATTGATCAATGGTCGATCTGGCTTGACATCAAAATTATATTAAAAACGATTATGGTTGTATTTGCCCGCAGAGGGGCGTACTAACAACCTTAGAGGGGTTCTGATTATGACTGTTAAAAAAGCGATTATTCCGGCAGCCGGCTTAGGGACACGGTTTCTTCCAGCGACAAA encodes:
- a CDS encoding glycosyltransferase, whose amino-acid sequence is MTIDPNVRVLHLISSFQMGGAEKLLLELISENKSQLKVNFVVVIMNDLINDALLDELQAEGVTVHLLKRPPSHRHPKYLFKLLSIIRRDRIQIIHTHDFGSKLWAVLCKLAVPRLKLVFTIHTTNIISKLNALQFFIHLKVFSANIAISNTVEQECIVRGLNNAVKIYNGIRIDKFKSASKSNSSFGEPIRLVNVARLTHKTKGQDILIRAVKLCRDRGLDVSCTLIGGTYAYDTESMPFLKALTAELGISEHIHFAGNLLDVHLHLANYDIFILPSRYEGLGLVVLEAMAAGLPVIAANIDGPAELIEHGVNGLLFQNEQPEDLAEQIVRLSLHSEERLLLTEEAARRVSDYDMSVMLGHYTHLYSSLV
- a CDS encoding sugar transferase, which encodes MHKFNNNSFFHFSMLFSDLAAIMISFVASYALCSSLIDLLSMQNYFWIFIIFFALYTSTMNFYNMYNKLTFTYYDRIIRNVLRSTAVSTIAIVLILIFQEGLSFERNFFITFIFLSVVTIISLRTYFTYSKKRANGLSKSVLVIGVQPVIEKFEYYMNKTNINLDIIGYVELSEEDRISNKRVLGNIADLELILRQNVVDEVIFAIGDKHVGRIEDHVALCENMGITCRLVLDLYSLNVSKSHFTGIGTLPMLTLHTVSLNAVQLYFKRILDLIGSIVGIILTACLFLVLYPLIKLDSKGPVLFAQDRVGINGRVFKIYKFRTMIVDAEEQKKKLMKQNKIDGGFMFKMNNDPRVTRIGHFLRKTSLDELPQFVNIFLGDMSLVGTRPPTLDEVNKYETHHYRRISIKPGLTGMWQITGRSEITNFDQVVKLDTEYIDQWSIWLDIKIILKTIMVVFARRGAY
- a CDS encoding oligosaccharide flippase family protein, translating into MAGNKLQTIFQNRLFQNLSVVFSENIITRALNFVIILLLSLHLGPQEYGKYSYLFVNIAFCSALFDFGMENTAVRFTAKDKTKTTVYFGLYLTVKLSILLLICAALILFGKDVLHLLGRSDMAPYLPYFIVGFLGESLLFVNDTYLQAIQRFKLRAIINITRFITSLLFIAALYVNHAIMLKYVCFLFFLPLLISIFFIVKYVLFLKAYLVQRIDRQVLKEIFHYEKWMFMISIPNNTLGRIDFLMISIWVAYDQLGIYNVAFQLSAIVAFLPFVLSKVMLPSMAELKPADVVAFTRKMIKPTLIICAGMLLLIPLARPVITIVLGPSYEPSISILQFMLVSAIIAFGLIPIEQAIYSLGMPKFITVGKCVQILVIVLLITATVPFLGAIWAAISVAIARLLYGVLISLFYRNYTKKTFSAQ
- a CDS encoding polysaccharide deacetylase family protein, with translation MKTNPSKALRSALLSFLYYSGLYYITDKLFSPKGLYIVGYHRIERNLPPSDVHVLAVTQQNLEAHFRYYKRSYEVISMDEAKRLLEGKSKWTKRYMVITFDDGYRDNYTLGAALFEQYQIPATIYLTVGPIENREPLWTDMVDEMIASSRKTSITLLWDGLQGTFSIAETGSRIEIAERIKNEIKRYNEEVKQWLLEQLRLECGVERPTNGNLMLDWQEARSLVDLQVNLGGHTMSHPTLSTISPLDASLELVQSKKLIETKTSSSVRHFAYPYGLYTDFNESVRDEAARHYDTAVTAVNGINGIDSNHWELNRVIVENISVRKLQYRFLKLKIQYQVRHWLRLNRR
- a CDS encoding glycosyltransferase family 4 protein, with protein sequence MKIITVANSEHVKGGIDAVIKSLLEGLRHSDEHIISTRFPSYIDSVGPLMRIAYSLMSMFKFVFISTPYEIVHLHSAAKGSFYRKSIYTVLSKLLRKKLVFHIHASGFETFQQSNSFNAWIVRRTLNCADHIIVLSDQMKALVHHFCENDRITVLPNPVTIPAAKEVASLRTAHAKVQLLFLGEIGPRKGIYDLVDAIEMLPEACKSRIQLHVCGNNEIERLKTIVSAKKLNDIITVHGWTSGEQKKKQLSNADVFILPSYAEGLPISILEAMAYGLPVISTNVGGIPEIVRSGQNGMLLEPGQPAALAQAIEALVMDEDSRNAYGKKSKEIVHPHDINLVIDQLLTIYRHLSAASRS